One stretch of Wolbachia endosymbiont of Armadillidium arcangelii DNA includes these proteins:
- the rodA gene encoding rod shape-determining protein RodA — MDKLKKIHLLLVINVIALFCVGIVVQYSSAGGKWAPFAIHQLVIFSFFFLLAIAMSFIELDFYLKHAYFFYIAAVIALLAVNFFGSHIMGATRWIRIGSISLQPSEFAKVGLILALACYFNKQSVYKMMKFQSLFKPLIIIFLPVFLVLKQPNLGTAVIMFFIGASIIFTAIMERSHLIIFGTLGIFAIPAIWPFLRPYHKQRILSFLDSSVDPLGIGYNAQQSQITIGSGGLFGKGFVNGSQTQLGFLPEKRTDFAFAVLSEEWGFLGSMTLILLYTTLLAIIFSIAYRSKNYFSKLTSIGIFAFFGAHFFINIGMTIGLLPIIGDPLPFLSYGGSTTAASLICIGLLLSSVSSTKDLKLSFRFHP, encoded by the coding sequence GTGGATAAGCTAAAGAAGATTCACTTATTACTAGTCATTAACGTAATAGCTCTGTTTTGCGTTGGCATTGTTGTTCAATATTCTTCTGCTGGAGGAAAGTGGGCTCCATTTGCAATTCATCAATTGGTCATATTCTCTTTCTTCTTTTTACTTGCTATAGCTATGTCATTTATAGAACTAGATTTTTATTTGAAACACGCTTATTTTTTTTATATAGCAGCAGTAATTGCGCTGTTAGCAGTAAATTTTTTTGGTTCGCACATAATGGGTGCTACAAGGTGGATAAGAATTGGTTCAATTAGCTTGCAACCATCAGAATTTGCAAAAGTAGGCTTAATACTTGCACTTGCTTGTTATTTTAATAAACAAAGTGTGTATAAAATGATGAAATTTCAAAGCTTATTTAAGCCGCTTATAATTATTTTCTTACCTGTATTTCTGGTATTGAAGCAACCTAATTTAGGCACAGCTGTGATAATGTTTTTTATAGGAGCATCAATTATATTCACAGCAATAATGGAAAGATCTCATTTAATAATTTTTGGAACACTTGGCATTTTCGCAATACCAGCTATTTGGCCTTTTTTGCGCCCTTATCATAAGCAAAGGATATTATCGTTTTTGGATTCATCAGTGGATCCACTTGGAATAGGTTATAATGCACAGCAATCTCAAATAACTATTGGTTCAGGAGGTTTGTTTGGTAAGGGCTTTGTTAACGGAAGTCAAACTCAACTTGGATTTTTGCCAGAAAAGCGTACAGATTTTGCTTTTGCAGTGCTGAGCGAAGAATGGGGTTTTTTAGGCAGCATGACTTTGATTTTACTCTATACCACATTGCTCGCTATAATATTCTCTATCGCTTACAGGTCAAAAAATTATTTTTCTAAGTTAACATCTATCGGGATTTTTGCCTTTTTTGGTGCTCATTTCTTTATAAACATTGGAATGACAATAGGCCTATTACCTATAATAGGTGACCCACTTCCATTTCTATCCTATGGCGGAAGCACAACTGCTGCGAGCTTAATATGTATAGGACTGCTACTTAGTTCCGTATCATCTACAAAGGACTTAAAGCTAAGTTTCCGATTTCACCCATAG